One window of Ziziphus jujuba cultivar Dongzao chromosome 5, ASM3175591v1 genomic DNA carries:
- the LOC125422860 gene encoding uncharacterized protein LOC125422860 has protein sequence MKKMKWSPWQLTGASSDKFHIKLNRLKLEGFSSYKVKKKKNNGEQQHGVVAIEVNWKGPKTGVVFVPFYGRSWRQRNCTACRALSKNGSLIEWEDEFHKVCSFSTKDALELTFSLLYGENAESNSKMEVLGTVSLNLTDKLGSGMKSDIEAKLPIALKVAGIINGQATLSVNVSFAEVRNSQDLVGNVHNSTGSDGDKLIKRVNYFRSFRKTRKSQGPVEPSMSCDSDESNITTTSTASVPCNLEHSSSKPEFRSPMGSDSPVPDPVKKSVLLSWKRRRLSFNPSRLKLEVPLIQNTNRVDDKVEEIDGSLPTGSIEKANSPKDCWEIKKVISRDGQAKLKTPVFFASFDQRSEMAAGESACTALVMVIAHWLHSNQDVMPSKSQFDSLITEGSTEWQKLCNNEAYSNFFPNKHFDLETVLEADLRPLAVWPENSFVGFFNPEKFESLKEAMSFEKIWNEISNDSEVYDPRIYIVSWNDHFFVLKVEANAYYIIDSLGERLFEGCNQAYILKFDDSSVMYREKKIAEDREGSINEEENMQEVICKGKECCREFIIRFLAAIPLGELEEEEQKGLVPTLPLHQRLQIEFHYSYSPPSSSASSAFSTPSPPFSGEDCKKIK, from the exons atgaagaagatgaagtggTCGCCATGGCAATTAACCGGAGCTTCGTCCGACAAGTTTCACATTAAGCTCAACAGGTTAAAGCTGGAAGGTTTTTCTAGTTATaaagtgaagaagaagaagaataatggAGAACAACAACATGGAGTTGTAGCCATTGAGGTCAACTGGAAAGGTCCGAAGACCGGAGTTGTATTCGTTCCGTTTTATGGACGATCATGGCGGCAAAGGAATTGCACCGCTTGCAGAGCTTTGAGCAAAAATGGCTCCCTCATTGAATGGGAGGATGAATTCCACAAAGTTTGTAGTTTTTCAACCAAAGACGCTTTGGAGTTGACTTTCAGCTTGTTATAT gGAGAGAATGCAGAATCGAATAGTAAAATGGAGGTTTTAGGGACAGTTTCTCTGAATCTAACAGATAAGTTGGGTTCAGGGATGAAATCTGATATTGAAGCAAAGCTTCCTATCGCTTTAAAGGTTGCTGGGATTATTAACGGCCAAGCCACACTTTCT GTTAATGTAAGCTTTGCGGAGGTCAGAAACTCACAGGATTTGGTTGGAAACGTTCACAACTCAACTGGGTCAGACGGAGACAAGTTGATTAAAAGGGTCAACTATTTTAGGAGTTTTAGAAAGACGAGGAAAAGCCAAGGCCCTGTTGAACCATCAATGAGCTGTGACTCGGACGAGTCTAATATAACCACCACTAGTACTGCTAGTGTCCCATGCAATTTGGAACATTCCAGTTCAAAACCTGAATTCAGATCCCCCATGGGTTCGGACTCACCAGTACCCGACCCGGTTAAGAAAAGCGTGTTGCTTTCATGGAAGAGAAGGAGGTTGAGTTTTAATCCTTCAAGGCTGAAATTGGAAGTACCATTGATTCAGAATACAAACAGAGTGGATGACAAAGTGGAGGAGATTGACGGGTCATTGCCTACGGGTTCCATAGAG AAAGCGAATTCCCCTAAAGATTGCTGGGAAATAAAGAAAGTAATCAGCAGAGATGGACAAGCAAAGCTCAAAACCCCGGTGTTTTTCGCCTCCTTTGATCAGCGGAGCGAAATGGCTGCTGGAGAAAGTGCCTGCACAGCACTGGTGATGGTTATTGCCCACTGGCTTCACTCAAACCAGGATGTTATGCCGTCGAAATCCCAATTCGATAGCCTTATTACTGAGGGTTCCACGGAGTGGCAAAAACTATGCAACAATGAGGCTTACTCAAACTTCTTCCCCAACAAACATTTCGACCTTGAAACAGTCTTGGAAGCTGACCTCAGACCTTTAGCTGTTTGGCCTGAGAACTCTTTTGTTGGTTTCTTCAACCCCGAGAAGTTCGAGAGCTTGAAGGAAGCAATGTCATTCGAGAAGATATGGAACGAGATAAGCAATGACTCTGAAGTTTACGATCCAAGGATATACATCGTGAGTTGGAACGACCATTTCTTTGTGTTGAAAGTAGAAGCCAATGCTTACTATATCATCGACTCATTGGGTGAAAGACTCTTCGAGGGATGTAACCAAGCCTACATACTCAAGTTTGATGATTCGAGTGTCATGTATAGGGAGAAGAAGATAGCAGAGGACAGGGAAGGAAGCATAAACGAAGAGGAGAATATGCAAGAAGTAATTTGCAAAGGAAAAGAGTGTTGCAGAGAGTTTATCATAAGGTTTTTGGCCGCCATACCACTTGGGGAACTTGAGGAAGAAGAGCAAAAAGGATTAGTTCCTACTTTACCACTCCACCAGAGACTGCAGATTGAGTTTCACTACAGCTACTCACCACCTTCATCTTCTGCTTCTTCGGCCTTTTCAACTCCCTCTCCTCCCTTCTCAGGTGAagattgtaaaaaaataaagtag